A single Triticum dicoccoides isolate Atlit2015 ecotype Zavitan chromosome 2A, WEW_v2.0, whole genome shotgun sequence DNA region contains:
- the LOC119352761 gene encoding putative ubiquitin-like-specific protease 1B, whose product MAYTWSIHSKAKKRANELCRSLIRHDMVPVPMNIDEDHWWLVVINLAKQEWQILDSYDRTLEYYIEVTRPFCNGVHSILQSFSPSMQSRWSNLDVLSWRIVVVKEIPRQYDICSCGIFTIKFMKYWNGSELTSYFSQEHMETFRKKMPSEILLSSSNKISLVGKEIRDMLDV is encoded by the exons ATGGCTTACACATGGTCAATTCATTCGAAAGCAAAAAAAAGAGCCAATGAGCTTTGCCGCTCATTgattcgacatgatatg GTCCCTGTGCCCATGAATATTGATGAGGATCACTGGTGGCTGGTTGTGATCAATCTAGCTAAACAAGAATGGCAAATTCTTGATTCATATGATAGGACATTGGAATACTATATTGAAGTGACGAGACCATTT TGTAATGGTGTTCACTCAATACTGCAGTCATTTTCACCTTCGATGCAATCAAGGTGGAGTAACCTTGATGTCCTGTCTTGGCGTATTGTTGTCGTAAAGGAAATTCCGCGGCAGTATGACAT ATGCTCTTGTGGAATTTTCACTATAAAGTTTATGAAATACTGGAATGGGTCTGAGCTTACATCTTACTTCAGCCAGGAGCATATGGAAACATTCAGGAAGAAGATGCCAAGTGAAATACTGCTTTCGTCCTCAAATAAGATTAGTCTTGTTGGAAAAGAAATTCGTGACATGCTTGATGTTTAG